The following coding sequences lie in one Flagellimonas eckloniae genomic window:
- a CDS encoding PUR family DNA/RNA-binding protein — MGTKDIMDQEEIYSKVLRAGRRTYFFDVRSTKAGDYYLTITESKKFTHDDGSFHYKKHKIYLYKEDFASFKEIMEEMMDYIIDEKGEEVISERHQKDFKKEEENDISENGTSTENFTDVDFDDI; from the coding sequence ATGGGGACGAAAGATATAATGGATCAAGAAGAGATATACTCCAAAGTACTACGGGCAGGGAGAAGAACTTATTTTTTTGATGTTAGAAGTACCAAAGCAGGTGATTATTATTTAACAATTACCGAGAGTAAGAAGTTTACTCATGATGATGGCTCATTCCATTATAAAAAGCATAAAATCTATTTGTATAAAGAAGATTTTGCCTCTTTCAAGGAAATTATGGAAGAGATGATGGACTATATCATAGATGAAAAAGGTGAAGAAGTAATTTCAGAAAGACATCAAAAAGACTTTAAAAAAGAAGAAGAAAATGATATAAGTGAAAATGGAACCTCTACTGAAAATTTCACTGATGTTGATTTTGATGATATCTAG
- a CDS encoding ABC transporter ATP-binding protein, with translation MKELKHLNKYFKKYWFKLFMGILITIIARVFSLVMPSYVSKSIQTAEDAFAKTISGTVAKELLLEYILIIIGAALLSALFTFLMRQTIINVSRYIEYDLKNEVFDHYQFLNLNFYKKNRIGDLMNRISEDVNQVRMYAGPAIMYGMNTLTMFVCIIPLMFIKAPTLAAYTLIPLPILSVLIYQISKIIHKRSTKVQEFLSTLSTFTQESFSGVAVIKAYGLEPKINDELNGLAIQGKNTSMDLAKVNAWFFPLMILLIGISNIFVIYIGGRQYINGEIASIGIIAEFILYVNMLTWPVAIVGWLTSIIQRAEASQKRINEFLKEQPTIKNEVKELTPIEGDITFKNVTFTYEDTNITALNNISFTIKAGETVAFLGKTGSGKSTILDLVARLYDVSSGTVLIDNVPIQQKNLNSLRSSIGAVPQDAFLFSDTIENNIRFGNENASLQEIKEIAKKAVVHENIEGFAKKYDTILGERGITLSGGQKQRVSIARALLKDPRIFLFDDCLSAVDTETEEEILTNLKQLSQNKTTLIVSHRVSSAKNADKIIVLENGSIIQEGTHEQLNNVDGYYKELYLSQLSEKE, from the coding sequence ATGAAGGAACTAAAACATCTAAACAAATACTTTAAAAAATATTGGTTTAAATTATTCATGGGGATTTTAATCACCATAATTGCCCGTGTTTTTTCACTGGTAATGCCTTCATACGTGAGTAAATCAATCCAAACGGCAGAGGATGCATTTGCAAAAACAATATCCGGTACGGTAGCCAAAGAACTCTTGTTGGAATATATTTTGATTATCATTGGTGCAGCCCTGCTTTCTGCCCTATTTACCTTTTTAATGCGTCAGACTATTATCAATGTATCCCGCTACATTGAGTATGATCTAAAAAATGAGGTTTTTGATCATTATCAATTCTTGAACCTAAACTTTTACAAGAAAAACCGAATTGGCGATTTAATGAATCGCATCAGTGAAGACGTTAACCAAGTACGCATGTACGCCGGTCCGGCAATCATGTATGGAATGAATACGCTAACAATGTTTGTGTGTATAATTCCTCTAATGTTCATCAAAGCGCCGACTTTGGCAGCTTATACGTTGATTCCTTTGCCCATACTATCTGTATTGATTTATCAAATCAGTAAAATAATACACAAAAGAAGTACCAAGGTCCAAGAGTTTTTATCAACGCTTTCAACATTTACACAAGAATCTTTTTCGGGCGTTGCGGTGATAAAGGCCTATGGTCTTGAACCTAAAATTAATGATGAACTTAACGGTTTGGCCATTCAGGGTAAAAACACCAGTATGGATCTAGCCAAAGTAAATGCATGGTTTTTTCCATTAATGATTCTCCTTATCGGCATCAGTAATATTTTTGTCATCTATATTGGCGGAAGACAATACATTAATGGTGAAATAGCGTCTATTGGTATTATTGCCGAATTTATTTTATACGTAAATATGCTTACATGGCCAGTTGCCATTGTTGGTTGGCTTACCTCAATAATCCAAAGGGCCGAAGCTTCACAAAAACGAATCAATGAATTTTTAAAGGAACAGCCCACAATTAAAAATGAGGTTAAGGAACTTACCCCAATAGAAGGAGATATTACATTTAAAAATGTAACCTTCACCTATGAAGACACGAATATAACTGCACTGAATAATATCTCTTTTACAATCAAGGCTGGGGAGACTGTGGCATTTTTAGGAAAAACAGGTTCGGGAAAATCCACTATTCTTGATTTGGTGGCCAGATTGTACGATGTGTCTTCCGGAACAGTTTTAATAGACAATGTTCCCATTCAACAAAAGAACTTAAATAGCTTGCGAAGTTCAATTGGTGCGGTACCCCAGGATGCTTTTCTATTTTCCGACACCATTGAAAACAACATACGCTTCGGAAATGAAAATGCTTCTCTCCAAGAAATTAAAGAAATCGCTAAAAAAGCTGTGGTGCATGAAAATATTGAAGGTTTTGCAAAAAAATATGATACTATCCTGGGTGAACGTGGCATAACCCTTAGTGGAGGGCAAAAGCAACGGGTATCTATCGCCAGGGCTCTCTTGAAAGACCCTCGAATATTTTTATTTGATGATTGTCTTTCCGCCGTTGATACAGAAACTGAGGAAGAAATACTGACCAATTTAAAACAGCTTTCCCAAAACAAAACGACATTGATTGTGAGCCATAGGGTTTCATCGGCAAAAAACGCCGATAAGATAATTGTATTGGAAAATGGATCAATAATTCAAGAAGGTACCCATGAGCAATTAAACAATGTTGACGGATATTATAAAGAACTCTACCTTAGTCAACTCTCTGAGAAAGAATGA
- the nusB gene encoding transcription antitermination factor NusB, giving the protein MLTRRHIRVKVMQCIYALIQSKDDSLEKQEKFLKVSIENMYVLYLLVLSLLVELHQLAEKHLKHTSKKYLVSEDDNHPDKDKFVNNELLLQISKNTLLQKEFSKRKLNNWYLNEEYVKIIYKEIVASDIYKEYMTNGKSGYENDKEFIIQLFKSIIAPNEKIYEYFEDDKLTWVDDIPIVNTYLVKRMRKATSSTNEGFFLPNLLKDQQDMVYANDLLTKTLLNDAKWEKEIEGKTPNWDNDRIAEIDSIILKMAICELLNFPSIPEKVTLNEYLEIAKEYSTPKSSIFINGVLDKLAKEYKSDGKLQKIGRGLQ; this is encoded by the coding sequence ATGCTTACTAGAAGGCATATCAGAGTTAAGGTAATGCAATGCATTTATGCATTGATTCAGTCTAAAGACGATTCTTTGGAGAAACAAGAAAAGTTTCTGAAAGTGAGTATTGAGAATATGTATGTGCTCTACCTGTTGGTTCTTAGTCTATTGGTTGAATTGCATCAGTTGGCTGAAAAACATCTTAAGCATACTTCCAAAAAATATCTTGTATCAGAAGATGACAACCATCCTGATAAAGACAAATTTGTCAATAATGAGTTATTGCTACAAATTTCAAAAAACACCCTGCTTCAAAAAGAATTTTCCAAAAGAAAACTCAACAACTGGTATTTGAACGAAGAGTACGTAAAGATTATCTATAAGGAAATTGTTGCAAGCGATATTTACAAGGAATACATGACCAATGGAAAAAGCGGTTATGAAAATGACAAAGAATTTATTATTCAACTTTTTAAGAGCATTATAGCGCCCAACGAAAAAATCTATGAATATTTTGAAGATGATAAGTTAACTTGGGTAGATGATATTCCAATTGTGAATACCTATTTAGTAAAACGAATGCGTAAGGCCACAAGCTCTACAAATGAAGGTTTCTTTTTGCCAAACCTACTCAAGGATCAACAAGATATGGTCTATGCCAATGACTTGCTCACAAAAACCCTATTGAACGATGCCAAGTGGGAAAAGGAGATTGAAGGTAAAACCCCAAACTGGGACAATGACCGAATTGCGGAGATTGATTCCATTATTTTAAAAATGGCGATATGTGAATTGCTCAACTTCCCATCCATTCCCGAAAAAGTTACCCTAAACGAATATTTGGAAATTGCCAAGGAATATTCAACCCCAAAAAGCAGCATATTTATTAACGGGGTTTTGGACAAGTTGGCAAAGGAGTATAAATCCGACGGAAAATTACAAAAGATAGGAAGAGGTTTGCAATAA
- a CDS encoding DUF1573 domain-containing protein, protein MKKITTVLSLIMAVTLVSVSCKDKAASKIVADNVESATDRDEAQKQLPVMSFDKSEHDFGTIAQGTPQETVFTFTNTGNAPLIITDAKSSCGCTIPEYPKNTPIAPGATGELLVKFNGSGQNQVTKTVTVTANTEKGTELLRIKAFVNPKDAAQTAGPVK, encoded by the coding sequence ATGAAAAAAATAACAACAGTTTTAAGTTTGATTATGGCTGTTACCCTTGTAAGTGTTTCCTGCAAGGATAAAGCTGCAAGTAAGATAGTTGCTGACAATGTGGAAAGTGCCACGGACAGAGATGAGGCACAAAAGCAACTTCCTGTTATGAGTTTTGATAAATCAGAGCACGATTTTGGAACAATAGCACAGGGTACTCCCCAAGAGACCGTGTTTACCTTTACCAATACCGGAAATGCACCTTTGATAATCACGGATGCTAAAAGTAGCTGTGGCTGTACAATCCCTGAATATCCAAAAAATACGCCTATTGCACCAGGAGCAACTGGTGAATTATTGGTTAAGTTTAATGGGTCTGGCCAAAATCAAGTTACAAAAACGGTTACCGTTACGGCCAACACGGAAAAAGGCACTGAGCTTTTAAGAATCAAGGCTTTTGTTAACCCTAAAGATGCTGCACAAACTGCAGGGCCTGTTAAATAG
- the yajC gene encoding preprotein translocase subunit YajC encodes MENIGQFLPLILIFVVAYFFMIRPQIKRQKDEKKFTSELKKGDRIITKSGLHGKIMELNDKDSSCVIETMAGKLKFDRSAISMEMSKKLSAPVKK; translated from the coding sequence ATGGAAAATATTGGACAGTTTTTACCGCTGATATTGATTTTTGTGGTTGCGTATTTTTTTATGATTCGCCCACAGATTAAACGTCAGAAGGATGAGAAAAAATTTACCTCTGAACTTAAAAAAGGAGACCGAATCATAACCAAAAGTGGACTTCATGGAAAGATTATGGAGTTGAATGACAAAGATTCGTCTTGCGTTATTGAGACCATGGCAGGTAAGTTAAAGTTTGATCGCTCGGCCATTTCAATGGAAATGAGCAAAAAATTATCAGCTCCGGTAAAAAAATAA
- a CDS encoding YdeI/OmpD-associated family protein, whose translation MEKSEKLDSYFQEEHHFRQGICILRELASQTKSVEDYKWNIPVYTVGGKNVFGICKFKNHFGVWFFNGVFLKDPQKVLRNAQEGKTKAMRHWYFSSEKDIDKASVLTYMVEAIENQENGMEMVAAKNTKTIKPPTLLQTKLIESDALKASFDALSPYKQKEYCEYINEAKQEKTKIKRLEKIIPMIEKGIGLNDAYR comes from the coding sequence ATGGAAAAATCAGAAAAACTGGATAGCTATTTTCAGGAAGAACATCATTTTAGGCAAGGAATCTGCATTCTGCGAGAATTAGCTTCACAAACAAAAAGTGTGGAAGACTATAAATGGAATATACCTGTTTATACCGTAGGAGGCAAAAATGTATTTGGTATTTGTAAGTTTAAAAATCATTTTGGTGTTTGGTTCTTTAATGGCGTTTTTCTTAAAGATCCACAAAAAGTGTTGCGCAATGCTCAGGAGGGTAAAACCAAAGCAATGCGCCATTGGTATTTTTCATCTGAAAAAGATATTGATAAAGCATCTGTTCTAACTTATATGGTTGAAGCTATTGAAAACCAAGAAAATGGTATGGAAATGGTTGCTGCCAAAAACACAAAAACCATTAAACCACCTACATTGCTCCAAACCAAATTAATAGAAAGTGATGCTCTTAAAGCTTCTTTTGATGCACTCTCTCCCTACAAGCAAAAAGAATATTGTGAATACATTAATGAGGCCAAACAAGAAAAAACAAAAATCAAAAGGCTGGAAAAAATTATTCCAATGATTGAAAAAGGCATAGGACTCAATGATGCCTATAGATAA
- the pepT gene encoding peptidase T, which translates to MEKLLPRFLEYVAIDTQSDPYSKTTPSTKNQWDLAKKIVLELHQIGMQEVSIDEHAYIMAILPSNIDKKVPTIGFISHMDTSPDFTGKNVKPQVIKDYDGKDIVLNKRKKVVLSPDYFEDLLQYKGQTIITTDGTTLLGADDKAGIAEIITAMEYLVNNPEIKHGDIRIAFTPDEEIGEGAHKFDVKKFGAQWAYTMDGSQIGELEFENFNAASAKITIEGKSVHPGYAKDKMINAIGIANEFLSFLPVTEIPEKTTGMEGFFHVHHIKGEIEKAEIELIIRDHDKEHFEARKELLQDISDKLQKKYGDFIQLEIKDQYKNMREKIEPVFHIVEIAQEAMESLGIEPIIKPIRGGTDGSQLSFMGLPCPNIFAGGHNFHGKYEYVPLESMEKAVMVIVKICELTAIQIK; encoded by the coding sequence ATGGAAAAATTACTACCCCGATTTCTAGAATATGTTGCTATCGACACCCAAAGTGACCCGTATTCCAAAACCACGCCCAGCACAAAAAACCAATGGGACCTTGCAAAAAAAATAGTTTTGGAACTCCATCAAATTGGCATGCAGGAAGTTTCTATAGATGAGCATGCCTATATCATGGCAATCTTACCCAGTAATATTGATAAAAAAGTGCCGACCATCGGTTTTATTTCCCACATGGATACTTCGCCAGATTTTACCGGAAAGAATGTCAAACCACAGGTAATAAAGGATTATGATGGTAAAGATATTGTGCTCAATAAAAGAAAAAAAGTTGTGTTGTCTCCAGATTATTTTGAGGATTTGTTACAATATAAAGGACAAACAATAATTACCACGGACGGCACAACATTGTTGGGCGCTGACGACAAAGCTGGTATCGCTGAGATTATTACAGCTATGGAGTACTTGGTAAATAACCCGGAGATTAAACATGGTGATATTAGGATTGCATTTACACCTGATGAGGAAATAGGTGAAGGCGCACATAAATTTGATGTCAAAAAATTTGGTGCCCAATGGGCCTACACCATGGATGGAAGCCAGATTGGGGAATTGGAATTTGAAAACTTTAATGCGGCAAGTGCGAAAATAACAATAGAAGGTAAAAGTGTTCACCCAGGCTATGCCAAAGACAAGATGATTAACGCAATTGGCATTGCCAATGAGTTTCTAAGTTTTCTTCCTGTTACGGAAATACCTGAAAAAACCACCGGAATGGAAGGTTTTTTCCATGTTCACCATATAAAAGGCGAAATTGAAAAAGCAGAAATCGAACTTATTATTCGAGATCATGATAAAGAGCATTTTGAAGCCCGAAAGGAATTATTACAGGATATTTCAGATAAGCTTCAAAAGAAATACGGCGACTTTATTCAACTTGAAATCAAAGATCAATATAAAAACATGCGGGAAAAGATTGAACCCGTGTTCCATATTGTAGAAATTGCACAGGAAGCTATGGAATCCCTGGGTATTGAACCTATTATTAAACCCATTCGAGGTGGAACGGATGGATCCCAGCTAAGTTTTATGGGATTGCCGTGCCCCAATATTTTTGCAGGAGGGCATAATTTTCATGGAAAATATGAATATGTTCCTCTGGAGAGCATGGAAAAAGCTGTTATGGTCATTGTTAAAATCTGTGAGCTTACGGCAATTCAAATTAAGTGA
- a CDS encoding quinone-dependent dihydroorotate dehydrogenase → MYKFLIRPILFLLDAETAHHFSFASIRILSKLGLNRLFRKLFVLDDPKLEKEIFGLKFRNPVGLAAGFDKDAKLYNEFSDFGFGFVEIGTLTPKPQEGNPKKRLFRLVGDQGIINRMGFNNKGVFEAVEQLKKEHRVIIGGNIGKNKVTANEDAIKDYLICFEALFEHVDYFVVNVSSPNTPGLRELQDKKPLTNLLKKLKRQNGKLAQKYKSKEKPILLKIAPDLSDDQLLDIVAIMADTAIEGIIATNTTISRKNLSSHLILTEEKGGLSGKPLAKRSTEVIRFLSEKSNKAFPIIGVGGIHSPEDALEKLDAGADLIQLYTGFVYEGPALIKKINRAILERG, encoded by the coding sequence ATGTACAAGTTCCTAATTCGTCCAATACTCTTTTTGCTTGACGCTGAAACTGCACATCACTTTTCTTTTGCATCTATACGGATACTTTCTAAGTTAGGGTTGAATAGATTGTTCAGAAAATTATTTGTCTTAGATGACCCCAAATTGGAAAAAGAAATCTTTGGCCTAAAATTTAGAAACCCAGTTGGACTTGCAGCAGGCTTTGATAAGGATGCAAAGCTTTATAATGAGTTTTCCGACTTTGGATTCGGATTTGTAGAGATTGGAACGCTTACACCAAAACCTCAAGAGGGAAACCCAAAGAAAAGACTATTCAGGTTAGTTGGAGACCAGGGAATTATCAATCGAATGGGTTTTAACAACAAGGGAGTTTTTGAAGCTGTGGAACAGCTGAAAAAAGAACACCGTGTGATTATTGGTGGTAACATTGGAAAGAACAAAGTAACAGCCAATGAAGATGCCATAAAAGATTATTTGATCTGTTTTGAAGCACTTTTTGAACATGTGGACTATTTTGTAGTCAATGTAAGTTCTCCCAATACTCCGGGGCTTCGCGAACTTCAGGATAAAAAACCGTTGACCAATCTATTGAAAAAACTTAAAAGGCAGAACGGAAAATTGGCACAGAAATACAAATCTAAAGAAAAACCGATTTTACTAAAAATTGCACCTGATTTAAGTGATGACCAATTATTGGATATTGTTGCCATTATGGCTGATACCGCGATTGAGGGAATTATTGCCACCAATACCACTATTTCTAGAAAAAATCTAAGTTCACATCTAATATTGACCGAGGAAAAAGGAGGGTTAAGCGGAAAACCTCTTGCAAAGCGAAGCACGGAGGTAATTCGATTTTTATCAGAAAAAAGCAATAAGGCGTTTCCTATAATTGGAGTAGGGGGGATTCATTCCCCGGAAGACGCTTTGGAAAAATTGGATGCAGGCGCTGACCTTATTCAATTGTATACTGGTTTTGTCTATGAAGGCCCAGCACTTATCAAGAAAATTAACAGAGCTATTTTGGAACGAGGTTAA
- a CDS encoding T9SS type B sorting domain-containing protein codes for MVDQNYTVEELVKDILVDSGCAQTFNFQSSTGTIEGINGIGYFNSNGSNFSYGEGIVISSGNVLDAVGPNNFTGSSGSETWLGDSDLANITGTSNLFNASYISFDFISLTNRISFNFLFASEEYQDDFQCTFSDVFAFILTDSNGNSTNLALVPGTEDLVSATTIRPGVSGICEAQNIGFYGRSNNDDSAISMAGMTRSMVAASEVTPGEVYSIKLVIADNLDSALDSAVFLEGSSFSTDVGLGEDRTVQNGQPLCIGETYELDATSTGALSYQWYRNNQRLPQFDDTPVINISQDGTYDVIVDFSSTCSFSGMIEIEYVPAPHVENTPLDLTTCDFDNDGEEAIDLTQNSPLILGNQDAGIYQVNYYRYNRDAENFENEIERPNRYFPSQTQETIYARISSGNSCYEIASFIVNLRQISFEASLEEEYMICVDEEGFPIGDLPVLDTGLSTIDYSFTWYYNSYDSEGQIQNENDSTHSAMSPGLYLVEITNLQYGCSNLLLTSVSAIPPPTLFEIDILSDLFSDVHTVSIRTENNDSYMFAIDNGTFVENPIFENLVGGKHTAHIQNIYGCEIYSQDLFFVDYPRFFTPNGDGINDTWKIDGLTEIQNPEITIYDRFGVIQQQFQGEVEWDGTRNGNQVLASDYWFKISYENTEGVPKEYKSHFTLKR; via the coding sequence ATGGTAGACCAAAATTACACTGTTGAGGAACTTGTCAAGGACATCCTGGTAGATAGTGGTTGTGCGCAAACCTTTAATTTTCAATCATCCACCGGAACAATCGAAGGCATTAACGGAATTGGTTATTTCAATTCCAACGGCAGTAATTTTAGCTATGGGGAAGGTATAGTTATCTCTTCAGGTAACGTTTTAGATGCTGTGGGGCCAAACAATTTTACTGGAAGTTCAGGGTCCGAAACCTGGTTAGGAGATAGTGATTTGGCAAACATCACTGGCACTAGTAATCTTTTCAACGCTTCCTATATAAGTTTTGATTTTATATCATTAACAAACCGCATAAGTTTTAATTTTCTTTTTGCCTCGGAAGAATACCAAGATGATTTTCAATGCACGTTTTCGGATGTTTTTGCTTTTATTCTAACAGATTCAAATGGAAACTCCACTAACCTTGCCCTTGTTCCTGGCACCGAGGACCTTGTTTCTGCTACAACAATAAGACCAGGGGTGTCGGGAATATGTGAAGCACAAAATATAGGGTTTTATGGCCGTTCCAACAATGATGATTCAGCTATCTCTATGGCCGGAATGACCAGAAGTATGGTTGCAGCCTCAGAAGTTACACCTGGAGAGGTTTATAGTATTAAACTGGTTATAGCTGATAATTTGGACTCCGCATTGGATTCAGCAGTCTTTCTGGAAGGTAGTAGCTTTTCTACTGATGTTGGACTTGGGGAAGATAGAACCGTCCAAAATGGACAACCATTGTGCATCGGTGAAACTTATGAATTGGATGCCACTTCCACAGGTGCCCTGTCCTATCAATGGTATAGAAACAACCAGAGACTTCCCCAGTTTGATGATACACCGGTTATAAATATTTCACAAGATGGAACTTATGACGTTATTGTTGATTTTTCATCAACCTGCTCCTTTTCTGGAATGATTGAAATTGAATATGTTCCTGCACCCCATGTGGAAAATACGCCTTTAGATCTCACTACCTGTGATTTTGATAACGATGGGGAGGAAGCCATCGACTTAACTCAAAATAGTCCACTTATTCTAGGCAATCAAGACGCTGGAATCTATCAGGTCAATTACTACAGGTATAATAGGGATGCTGAAAATTTTGAAAATGAAATTGAAAGACCCAATAGATATTTCCCTTCACAAACCCAAGAGACAATTTATGCTCGTATTTCATCTGGAAACAGCTGTTATGAAATTGCATCCTTTATAGTAAACCTTAGACAAATATCTTTTGAGGCATCTTTGGAAGAAGAGTATATGATTTGTGTTGATGAAGAAGGGTTTCCCATAGGCGACCTACCAGTCTTAGATACTGGTTTATCAACTATAGATTATTCTTTTACTTGGTATTACAATTCCTATGATTCTGAAGGCCAAATACAGAATGAGAACGATAGCACCCACTCAGCAATGTCACCGGGCCTATATTTGGTGGAAATTACCAACTTGCAGTATGGATGTTCCAACTTACTCCTAACCTCAGTTTCAGCAATTCCTCCCCCCACACTTTTTGAGATTGATATTTTAAGTGACCTCTTTTCTGATGTACATACTGTTTCCATTAGAACGGAAAACAATGATTCTTACATGTTCGCAATTGACAATGGTACATTTGTGGAAAATCCCATTTTTGAAAATTTAGTCGGTGGAAAACATACGGCCCATATTCAGAATATTTATGGATGTGAAATTTACTCCCAAGATTTGTTTTTTGTGGATTACCCACGTTTTTTCACTCCCAATGGTGACGGAATCAACGACACATGGAAAATAGATGGCTTAACAGAGATACAGAATCCAGAAATCACCATTTACGATAGATTTGGAGTCATTCAACAGCAATTTCAAGGCGAAGTTGAATGGGATGGTACCCGAAATGGAAATCAGGTTTTAGCTTCCGACTACTGGTTTAAAATTTCTTATGAAAATACTGAAGGAGTTCCAAAGGAATATAAAAGCCATTTCACACTAAAAAGATAA
- a CDS encoding hydroxymethylglutaryl-CoA lyase encodes MSRIKLIECPRDAMQGIKTYIPTAEKVKYIQSLLGCGFDTIDFGSFVSPKAIPQMVDTADVLAQLDLSKTKSKLLAIVANVRGATDASKHAAIDYLGYPFSISENFQMRNTHKTITQSVDTLKGILEIAGAENKEVVTYISMGFGNPYGDPWNVEIVGEWTERLAEMGVRILSLSDTIGSSTPEVIDYLFSNLIPKYPSIEFGAHLHTTPAKWHEKVDAAYKAGCRRFDGAVQGFGGCPMAKDELTGNMPTEKMLSYFTAEKTDTGVNWMVFEAAFNKATELFSRYH; translated from the coding sequence ATGTCAAGAATAAAACTCATAGAATGCCCAAGAGATGCCATGCAGGGTATTAAAACCTATATTCCAACGGCCGAGAAAGTGAAATATATCCAATCACTTTTGGGGTGTGGCTTTGATACTATCGACTTTGGGAGTTTTGTTTCTCCAAAAGCCATTCCCCAAATGGTTGACACTGCAGATGTTTTGGCTCAATTGGATTTATCCAAAACCAAAAGCAAGCTTTTGGCAATTGTAGCTAATGTTAGGGGGGCAACTGATGCATCCAAGCACGCTGCTATTGACTATTTAGGGTATCCTTTTTCTATTTCAGAAAACTTTCAAATGAGGAATACCCATAAGACCATAACCCAATCTGTTGATACTCTTAAAGGTATCTTGGAAATTGCAGGTGCCGAGAATAAAGAAGTGGTCACCTACATTTCCATGGGTTTTGGAAATCCTTATGGAGACCCTTGGAATGTGGAGATTGTAGGTGAATGGACAGAAAGATTGGCAGAAATGGGGGTTCGAATTCTATCCCTTTCCGATACTATTGGAAGTTCTACACCAGAGGTCATTGATTATTTATTTTCAAATTTAATCCCCAAATATCCCAGCATTGAATTTGGGGCACATTTGCATACAACCCCTGCCAAATGGCATGAAAAAGTAGATGCTGCATATAAAGCGGGCTGCCGTCGTTTTGATGGTGCTGTACAAGGCTTTGGAGGTTGCCCAATGGCAAAAGATGAGCTTACCGGGAATATGCCAACTGAAAAAATGCTGTCCTATTTTACTGCAGAAAAAACGGATACAGGAGTCAATTGGATGGTTTTTGAGGCGGCATTTAACAAGGCTACCGAGCTCTTTTCCAGATACCATTAG